One segment of Setaria viridis chromosome 4, Setaria_viridis_v4.0, whole genome shotgun sequence DNA contains the following:
- the LOC117854145 gene encoding uncharacterized protein, which produces MLHLRDRILPLLRAASTIHPRPCLLLSTSTSTSPAPFSLELEDYLVAACGLTPAQARKASQQAFDEAAKRSRKPIEEFSYPRLNSASKNPDAILALLSGVGLSRADIAAVVAADPLLLHSSVKTVGPRLLALRDRLGLSPPQIVRFLLVGSDALCHDVIPKLQFLISFYGSFEQVLVVVKRSNSLLRVGLESVIKPNIALFRQIGVQDIVQLCSNTPRLLTFNLERLKDCLLRAEELGVPRTSRMFKYAVSLVAGNSKEKVAAKLEFFKRTLGCSEAEVSIAMSKVPTILGISDENLTRKIEFLVNEVGMEPQYILERPILLGYSLKKRLLPRHRVVKALQAKGLLNSNMNLFSLAVIGEEAFRLKFVDCHKDSVPGLAGYYATACDGDVPPEVQLLS; this is translated from the coding sequence atgcTGCACCTCCGGGATCGCATCCTCCCTCTGCTCCGCGCCGCGTCCACTATCCACCCccgcccctgcctcctcctttctacttccacctccacctctcccGCGCCCTTCTCCCTCGAGCTCGAGGactacctcgtcgccgcctgcgGCCTCACCCCAGCCCAAGCCCGCAAGGCGTCTCAGCAGGCATTCGATGAGGCAGCCAAACGATCAAGGAAACCAATCGAGGAGTTCTCCTATCCCCGCCTCAACTCCGCATCGAAGAACCCGGACGCCATCCTCGCCCTGCTCTCCGGCGTCGGCCTCTCCCGCGCCGacatcgccgccgtcgtcgccgccgatcCGCTGCTCCTCCACTCCTCGGTGAAGACCGTAGGCCCCCGCCTCCTCGCTCTCCGTGACCGCCTCGGTCTATCCCCTCCTCAGATCGTTCGCTTCCTCCTGGTCGGCTCAGACGCTCTCTGCCACGATGTCATTCCCAAGCTCCAGTTCTTGATCTCCTTCTACGGCTCATTTGAGCAGGTCCTGGTGGTCGTAAAGAGGAGCAACAGCCTCCTAAGGGTGGGTCTTGAGAGTGTGATCAAGCCTAATATAGCTTTGTTTCGTCAGATTGGTGTTCAAGATATTGTCCAGCTGTGTTCAAACACCCCGCGGTTGCTTACATTCAACCTGGAGCGCCTGAAGGACTGTTTGCTGCGGGCGGAAGAACTTGGGGTGCCTCGCACTTCACGGATGTTCAAGTACGCGGTGTCTTTGGTCGCCGGTAATTCCAAAGAGAAGGTTGCTGCCAAGCTTGAGTTCTTTAAGAGGACTCTTGGTTGTTCTGAGGCTGAGGTTTCCATTGCAATGTCCAAGGTGCCAACTATTTTAGGAATCTCTGATGAGAATCTTACCCGCAAGATAGAGTTTCTAGTCAATGAGGTTGGAATGGAGCCACAGTACATTCTGGAAAGGCCTATTCTGCTTGGATATAGCTTGAAAAAGCGTCTGCTCCCACGTCATAGGGTTGTGAAGGCCCTGCAGGCAAAGGGATTGTTGAATAGCAATATGAACTTGTTTTCATTGGCTGTAATTGGAGAGGAGGCTTTCAGATTGAAGTTCGTTGACTGTCACAAGGACTCTGTTCCTGGCCTTGCAGGTTATTATGCCACAGCTTGTGATGGTGATGTGCCCCCTGAAGTCCAACTATTGtcctga
- the LOC117852594 gene encoding transcription termination factor MTERF8, chloroplastic isoform X2 — translation MLRLQNHLLRFLRVASPLPSPIHPRARLLLSTSTAPAPFSLEDYLVAACSLTPAQARKASKQAFCKASKLAGKPFEEFSCSRLNSASNPDAVLALLSGFGLSRADIAAIVAADPLILRCRVEKIGPRILALRDHAGLSTPQVARFLLVGSRGLRSVNVATHVEFLISFYGSFERLLVVVKRNINLLSSSLERVIEPNIALLHQCGLSVRDIAQLCSNVPRLLSFNQERVKEFLLRAEELGVPRTSRMFKYAVAVVVSNSREKVAARLDFLKRTLDCSKVSIAVSRLPLILGFSPEILLRKIEFLINEVRLEPRYIVERPYLFALSLEKRMIPRHTVMKVLQEKGLLSSNKDFYSLCKIPEKTFKLKFINCHKDSVPGLAEIYAAASVQVVA, via the exons atgcTCCGCCTCCAAAATCACCTCCTCCGTTTCCTCCGCGTCGCCTCCCCGCTaccctccccaatccacccCCGCGCCcgtctcctcctctccacctccaCTGCCCCCGCGCCCTTCTCCCTCGAGGAttacctcgtcgccgcctgcaGCCTTACCCCAGCCCAAGCCCGGAAGGCGTCCAAGCAGGCGTTCTGCAAGGCATCCAAGCTCGCGGGGAAACCATTCGAGGAGTTTTCCTGCTCCCGCCTCAACTCTGCATCCAACCCGGACGCCGTCCTCGCCCTGCTCTCCGGCTTTGGCCTCTCCCGCGCCGACATCGCCGCCATCGTCGCAGCCGACCCACTGATCCTCCGATGCCGTGTGGAGAAAATCGGCCCCCGCATCCTAGCTCTCCGCGACCACGCCGGTCTGTCCACTCCCCAGGTCGCTCGCTTCCTCCTGGTCGGCTCCCGCGGTCTACGCAGCGTCAACGTCGCCACCCAtgtcgagttcttgatctccttCTACGGCTCGTTTGAGCGGCTCCTGGTGGTCGTAAAGAGGAACATCAACCTTCTAAGTTCGAGCCTTGAGAGGGTGATCGAGCCTAACATAGCGTTGCTTCATCAGTGCGGTCTAAGTGTTCGAGACATTGCCCAGCTGTGTTCAAACGTCCCAAGGTTGCTTTCGTTCAACCAGGAGCGCGTGAAGGAGTTTTTGCTGCGGGCAGAAGAACTTGGGGTGCCTCGCACTTCGCGGATGTTCAAGTATGCGGTGGCGGTGGTCGTGAGTAATTCTAGAGAGAAGGTTGCTGCCAGGCTTGACTTTTTGAAGAGGACGCTTGATTGTTCCAAGGTCTCCATTGCAGTCTCCAGGTTGCCATTAATTTTAGGATTTTCCCCAGAGATTCTTCTCCGCAAGATTGAGTTCCTGATCAATGAGGTTAGGCTGGAACCACGGTACATTGTTGAAAGGCCCTACCTGTTTGCATTAAGCCTGGAGAAGCGTATGATACCCCGGCATACTGTCATGAAGGTCCTGCAGGAAAAGGGATTGCTAAGTAGCAACAAGGACTTTTATTCCTTATGCAAAATTCCAGAGAAGACTTTCAAATTGAAGTTCATCAACTGTCACAAGGACTCTGTTCCTGGGCTTGCAGAGATTTATGCTGCAGCTAGCGTGCAG GTTGTGGCCTAA
- the LOC117852594 gene encoding transcription termination factor MTERF8, chloroplastic isoform X1, with protein sequence MLRLQNHLLRFLRVASPLPSPIHPRARLLLSTSTAPAPFSLEDYLVAACSLTPAQARKASKQAFCKASKLAGKPFEEFSCSRLNSASNPDAVLALLSGFGLSRADIAAIVAADPLILRCRVEKIGPRILALRDHAGLSTPQVARFLLVGSRGLRSVNVATHVEFLISFYGSFERLLVVVKRNINLLSSSLERVIEPNIALLHQCGLSVRDIAQLCSNVPRLLSFNQERVKEFLLRAEELGVPRTSRMFKYAVAVVVSNSREKVAARLDFLKRTLDCSKVSIAVSRLPLILGFSPEILLRKIEFLINEVRLEPRYIVERPYLFALSLEKRMIPRHTVMKVLQEKGLLSSNKDFYSLCKIPEKTFKLKFINCHKDSVPGLAEIYAAASVQVDSGTATGSLAVVHGAGFINSGFCNRTTSDLRLQCPSSNSGYL encoded by the exons atgcTCCGCCTCCAAAATCACCTCCTCCGTTTCCTCCGCGTCGCCTCCCCGCTaccctccccaatccacccCCGCGCCcgtctcctcctctccacctccaCTGCCCCCGCGCCCTTCTCCCTCGAGGAttacctcgtcgccgcctgcaGCCTTACCCCAGCCCAAGCCCGGAAGGCGTCCAAGCAGGCGTTCTGCAAGGCATCCAAGCTCGCGGGGAAACCATTCGAGGAGTTTTCCTGCTCCCGCCTCAACTCTGCATCCAACCCGGACGCCGTCCTCGCCCTGCTCTCCGGCTTTGGCCTCTCCCGCGCCGACATCGCCGCCATCGTCGCAGCCGACCCACTGATCCTCCGATGCCGTGTGGAGAAAATCGGCCCCCGCATCCTAGCTCTCCGCGACCACGCCGGTCTGTCCACTCCCCAGGTCGCTCGCTTCCTCCTGGTCGGCTCCCGCGGTCTACGCAGCGTCAACGTCGCCACCCAtgtcgagttcttgatctccttCTACGGCTCGTTTGAGCGGCTCCTGGTGGTCGTAAAGAGGAACATCAACCTTCTAAGTTCGAGCCTTGAGAGGGTGATCGAGCCTAACATAGCGTTGCTTCATCAGTGCGGTCTAAGTGTTCGAGACATTGCCCAGCTGTGTTCAAACGTCCCAAGGTTGCTTTCGTTCAACCAGGAGCGCGTGAAGGAGTTTTTGCTGCGGGCAGAAGAACTTGGGGTGCCTCGCACTTCGCGGATGTTCAAGTATGCGGTGGCGGTGGTCGTGAGTAATTCTAGAGAGAAGGTTGCTGCCAGGCTTGACTTTTTGAAGAGGACGCTTGATTGTTCCAAGGTCTCCATTGCAGTCTCCAGGTTGCCATTAATTTTAGGATTTTCCCCAGAGATTCTTCTCCGCAAGATTGAGTTCCTGATCAATGAGGTTAGGCTGGAACCACGGTACATTGTTGAAAGGCCCTACCTGTTTGCATTAAGCCTGGAGAAGCGTATGATACCCCGGCATACTGTCATGAAGGTCCTGCAGGAAAAGGGATTGCTAAGTAGCAACAAGGACTTTTATTCCTTATGCAAAATTCCAGAGAAGACTTTCAAATTGAAGTTCATCAACTGTCACAAGGACTCTGTTCCTGGGCTTGCAGAGATTTATGCTGCAGCTAGCGTGCAG GTGGATAGTGGAACTGCAACAGGTTCATTAGCAGTTGTCCATGGGGCAGGCTTTATCAATTCTGGTTTCTGCAATAGAACCACTAGTGATCTGCGACTGCAATGTCCAAGTTCAAACTCTGGTTATCTATGA
- the LOC117853388 gene encoding transcription termination factor MTERF8, chloroplastic — translation MIRQLRQRIFPLVLHSLSRAPGPHISSPLVSLRSYLSTTASTISPKPFVVEDYLVATCGLSRAQALKASKKISHLKSPSKPDAVLAFLAGLGIPRADVARLVAGDPRFLCARVERTLAPRVAELSDLGLSRSEIARFIPVAIYSFRRCSLSRTVNFWLPVFGSFDKLLGGLRNNAGIFSVDFENVAKPNLDFLQQCGVSACEIAGANVYSSRLLTMKPDCLREAAKRVEELGIKRNSPMFRYALCLVAFMSKQDVAKKIGVLKTLGFSQHHVSKIVRKAPLVLGASEDRIRRVVDFWMRDVGLELQYIAQRPALIMYSLERRLLPRHRLLNVLRAKRLRNLELNYYTAAMGEKTFVEKFVTPYKDIVPSLAEDYGSGHSSMSGLLVKEC, via the coding sequence ATGATCCGCCAACTCCGGCAGCGCATCTTCCCTCTTGTCCTCCACTCCCTATcccgcgcccccggcccccaCATCTCCTCTCCCCTCGTCTCTCTCCGCAGCTACCTCTCCACCACCGCATCCACCATCTCCCCCAAACCCTTCGTCGTCGAGGACTATCTCGTCGCCACCTGCGGCCTCTCCCGAGCCCAGGCCCTCAAGGCGTCCAAGAAGATCTCCCACCTCAAGTCCCCCTCCAAGCCCGACGCCGTCCTCGCCTTCCTCGCCGGCCTCGGCATCCCCCGCGCCGACGTCGCGAGACTCGTTGCCGGCGACCCGCGGTTCCTCTGCGCCAGAGTGGAGAGGACCCTCGCTCCCCGCGTCGCGGAGCTCAGCGACCTCGGTCTGTCGCGCTCTGAGATCGCGCGCTTCATCCCGGTCGCCATTTATTCCTTCCGCAGGTGCTCCCTCAGCCGGACGGTTAATTTCTGGCTTCCGGTCTTTGGCTCCTTCGATAAGTTGCTCGGAGGCCTCAGGAACAATGCCGGTATCTTCAGTGTCGACTTCGAGAATGTGGCCAAGCCCAACCTCGACTTTCTCCAGCAGTGTGGGGTAAGTGCTTGTGAAATTGCTGGTGCGAATGTGTACTCCAGCCGACTGCTCACTATGAAGCCCGATTGTCTCCGTGAAGCTGCTAAGCGAGTGGAGGAGTTAGGCATTAAGCGGAACTCACCAATGTTCCGCTATGCACTTTGTTTAGTCGCTTTCATGAGCAAACAGGATGTTGCTAAGAAAATAGGGGTCTTAAAGACGCTTGGGTTTTCACAACACCATGTGTCGAAGATTGTGAGGAAAGCGCCACTTGTCTTGGGTGCAAGTGAGGACAGGATTCGGAGAGTTGTAGATTTCTGGATGAGGGATGTTGGCCTTGAGTTACAGTACATTGCACAAAGGCCGGCACTGATCATGTATAGCCTTGAGCGACGGTTATTGCCCCGCCATCGTCTGCTCAATGTTCTCAGGGCAAAGCGTTTGCGGAATCTTGAGTTAAATTACTATACAGCAGCAATGGGTGAGAAGACTTTCGTGGAAAAGTTTGTGACTCCATATAAGGACATTGTCCCAAGCCTTGCTGAAGATTATGGCTCTGGACATTCCAGTATGAGTGGGCTGCTTGTAAAGGAGTGTTAA
- the LOC117853389 gene encoding transcription termination factor MTERF8, chloroplastic, with translation MIWHLRRCIFPLVLQTPPRLPASQATPLFFLHRHRAISSAASTISAKPFAVEDYLVATCGLTRTQAVKAHKKLSYLKDLTKPDAVLAFLSDLGIPRSDIAAVVAVDPRCLCASVERTLAPRVAELGGLGLSHPQLARIIPYFYTSRCSSLRRTVGFWLEVFGSFNKLLQALRMNRGILSVDIEGVAKPNLAFLQQCGIGACEIPGMNLYSSRLFIMNPKSLQEAAERVEELGLKRGSQMFRRALALVAFMSKEDVTRKLELFQKFGFSQDQVLVIVRKAPLVLPLTEEKIRRVMHFLMRDVGLEAPYIVQRPALFMYSLERRLLPRHWLLKVLREKGLLNVDVDYYYTAKLAERIFLQKFMHPFKDRVPGLADDYASRCSGKAPSGAALQEI, from the coding sequence atgatcTGGCACCTGCGGAGATGCATCTTTCCTCTTGTCCTTCAAACCCCACCCCGCCTCCCGGCCTCGCAAGCTACTCCGCTCTTCTTTCTCCACCGCCATCGCGCTATCTCCAGCGCCGCATCCACTATTTCGGCTAAACCCTTCGCCGTCGAGGACTACCTCGTCGCCACCTGCGGCCTCACCCGGACCCAGGCCGTCAAGGCGCACAAGAAGCTCTCCTACCTCAAGGACCTCACCAAGCCCGACGCCGTCCTCGCCTTCCTCTCCGACCTCGGCATCCCCCGCTCTGACATCGCGGCCGTTGTTGCCGTCGACCCGCGGTGTCTGTGCGCCAGCGTGGAGAGGACTCTAGCTCCTCGCGTCGCCGAGCTCGGAGGCCTCGGCCTGTCGCATCCCCAGCTCGCGCGCATCATCCCCTACTTCTATACCTCGCGCTGCAGCTCCCTGCGCCGCACAGTGGGTTTCTGGCTTGAGGTCTTTGGCTCCTTCAATAAGCTCCTGCAGGCCCTCAGGATGAACCGCGGTATCCTCAGTGTTGACATCGAGGGTGTGGCCAAGCCCAACTTGGCCTTCCTCCAGCAATGTGGGATAGGTGCCTGTGAAATTCCCGGTATGAATTTGTACTCCAGCCGGCTGTTCATTATGAACCCCAAGTCTCTCCAGGAAGCCGCCGAGCGGGTGGAGGAGTTAGGCCTGAAGCGGGGATCGCAGATGTTCCGCCGTGCACTTGCTTTGGTTGCTTTTATGAGCAAGGAGGATGTCACTAGGAAATTAGAACTGTTTCAGAAGTTTGGCTTTTCACAGGATCAAGTGCTAGTAATCGTGAGGAAGGCGCCACTTGTTCTGCCCTTAACTGAGGAAAAGATTCGGCGAGTTATGCATTTCTTGATGAGGGACGTCGGTCTGGAGGCACCGTACATTGTGCAAAGGCCAGCGCTGTTTATGTATAGCCTTGAGCGCCGGTTGTTGCCCCGGCATTGGCTGCTCAAGGTTCTGAGAGAGAAGGGATTGCTGAATGTTGATGTTGACTACTACTACACAGCCAAGTTGGCTGAGAGGATTTTTTTGCAGAAGTTTATGCATCCCTTTAAGGACCGCGTCCCAGGCCTCGCTGATGATTATGCTTCCAGATGTTCTGGGAAGGCTCCAAGTGGGGCTGCTTTGCAGGAAATCTGA